One segment of Haliotis asinina isolate JCU_RB_2024 chromosome 12, JCU_Hal_asi_v2, whole genome shotgun sequence DNA contains the following:
- the LOC137258757 gene encoding DDB1- and CUL4-associated factor 11-like, translating into MGSSNSRRMSSSGSRVAQGTGDSDGGDEGDTDLRAILAHLIRSGQIRILTSDGATSDDDSSSDLEYMDSSRPPDEDPNPDTTSIETNDIQSIVMRQSGRMMKRLSPYNTTVTHLLKQREIGMNRQQKFTHGDCCVINNRFLPNNFTKLASYHHKAFCGTFSKEGNIFLSAAQDQHVRIYDTTNDDFKLFKTIRARDVGWSVLDTAFSPDGNYVIYSSWSDCIHLCNIYGDHDIHEALPLLPGDQSFCIFSLTFSSDNREILGGANDRHLYVYDRERNQRTLRISAHDDDVNAVSFADDSSQILFSGGDDGLVKVWDRRTLREEDPLPVGVMAGHHDGITYVDSKRDARFLLSNSKDQTIKLWDVRHFSNKDGIEATKKAVSNQRWDYRWQQVPWKMGKRHRLVGDSSLMTYKGHGVLHTLIRCHFSPQFTTGQQYVYTGCATGNVVIYDLLTGKIVRKLEGHRACVRDVSWHPYENSIMSTSWDGTVAKWDYLCTDAMDLQDDEECCNFLDSKSPQSRRSSRLRAKAQRRTQYRDLVS; encoded by the exons TGGCCAGATCCGCATCCTGACTTCCGATGGGGCTACCTCAGATGACGATTCGTCCTCCGACCTCGAGTACATGGACTCATCCAGACCTCCTGATG AAGACCCCAACCCAGACACTACCAGTATAGAA ACCAACGACATTCAGAGTATCGTGATGCGTCAGTCTGGCCGAATGATGAAGAGACTATCCCCTTACAATACAACTGTAACACACCTTCTCAAACAG CGTGAGATTGGGATGAACAGACAACAGAAGTTTACACATGGAgattgttgtgtcatcaacaacaG GTTTCTCCCCAATAACTTCACCAAGTTGGCTTCCTATCACCACAAGGCTTTCTGTGGCACCTTCTCCAAGGaaggaaacatatttttgtctGCTGCTCAGG ATCAACATGTACGAATCTATGACACCACCAACGATGATTTTAAACTGTTCAAGACGATCCGTGCACGGGATGTAGGCTGGAGTGTGCTGGACACTGCTTTCAG TCCTGATGGGAACTACGTCATCTACTCCAGCTGGTCTGACTGTA ttcatCTATGCAACATATATGGTGATCATGATATTCATGAGGCATTGCCTCTGTTGCCGGGCGACCAGAGTTTCTGTATATTTTCCTTGACCTTCTCATCGGACAACAGGGAGATATTAGGAGG cGCCAATGATCGTCACTTGTACGTGTATGACCGAGAGAGGAACCAGCGGACGTTGAGG ATAAGTGCTCATGATGATGACGTCAACGCTGTGTCATTTGCTGATGACAGTTCACAGATCCTCTTCAGTGGGGGTGACGATGGTCTTGTGAAG GTGTGGGACAGACGGACATTGCGAGAGGAAGACCCACTTCCTGTAGGTGTGATGGCCGGACATCATGATGGCATCACATACGTTGATTCTAAA AGAGATGCTCGTTTCCTGTTGTCCAACTccaaggaccagacaatcaagctCTGGGATGTGCGGCACTTTTCAAACAAAGATGGCATTGAA GCCACCAAGAAAGCTGTATCTAACCAGCGATGGGATTACCGATGGCAACAAGTTCCCTGGAAGA TGGGCAAGCGTCATCGACTGGTGGGGGATTCTTCACTGATGACCTACAAGGGCCATGGTGTTCTTCATACGCTGATCCGGTGTCACTTCTCGCCTCAGTTCACAACTGGCCAGCAGTATGTCTACACGGGATGTGCCACAGGGAATGTTGTCA TATATGACCTCCTGACGGGGAAGATCGTTCGGAAGCTGGAGGGTCACAGAGCGTGTGTGAGGGATGTATCTTGGCATCCGTATGAGAACAGCATCATGAGCACATCG TGGGACGGTACAGTAGCAAAGTGGGACTACCTGTGCACAGATGCCATGGATCTCCAGGATGATGAGGAGTGCTGTAACTTCTTGGATTCTAAATCACCTCAAAGTCGGCGCAGCAGCCGACTTCGAGCCAAGGCTCAACGACGGACACAGTATAGGGATCTTGTGTCATAG